A stretch of the Channa argus isolate prfri chromosome 9, Channa argus male v1.0, whole genome shotgun sequence genome encodes the following:
- the tmem223 gene encoding transmembrane protein 223, with protein MGFERLLCVALEFYYRPFRLINIQHKVSLFRNVSTSVRAFRSSGLFARVTCVSETCSGVFVYTSRLGAAPRLLPARRNLSTSTQPSKDVTLFMHDRTRFFRLLSLFCGGQFLFWTYLAHFAYTGLRDTGGATEKGKAKASATTTGLAGMWSFEMNLGSNTWRYGFTLGCLAIGAGIVGLGTLFCRRSVNQVILHKGGRMVTVCTQSPLGHGRGWKITVPLKQVGCYAHRQESLSFIPLRVQGHRFYFLLDKEGTVNNAQLFDTTVGAYRPV; from the coding sequence ATGGGCTTCGAGCGTCTGCTGTGTGTGGCGCTGGAGTTTTACTACAGACCGTTTCGACTCATCAATATTCAGCACAAAGTCAGTCTTTTCCGAAATGTGTCTACGTCGGTACGGGCTTTCCGGAGCAGTGGGCTGTTTGCCCGGGTTACTTGTGTTTCTGAAACATGCAGTGGGGTATTTGTCTACACAAGCCGCCTCGGTGCCGCTCCCAGACTGCTGCCCGCCCGCCGTAACCTGAGTACCTCTACCCAACCCTCCAAAGATGTTACCCTGTTCATGCATGACAGGACCCGCTTTTTCCGCCTGCTGTCGCTCTTCTGCGGCGGGCAGTTTCTTTTCTGGACATACCTGGCTCACTTTGCATACACCGGGCTCAGGGACACAGGGGGTGCTACGGAGAAAGGGAAGGCCAAGGCGTCTGCCACCACCACCGGCCTGGCTGGGATGTGGAGTTTTGAGATGAACTTGGGGTCAAACACCTGGAGGTACGGCTTTACGCTGGGATGCCTGGCTATAGGGGCAGGGATTGTCGGGCTAGGAACTCTATTTTGCCGACGCTCTGTAAACCAGGTGATTTTACATAAAGGGGGGAGGATGGTGACAGTTTGCACACAGTCACCTTTGGGACATGGCCGAGGCTGGAAAATAACAGTCCCACTGAAGCAAGTAGGCTGTTACGCCCACAGACAGGAGTCTCTGTCATTCATCCCCCTTAGGGTCCAAGGACACAGGTTCTACTTTCTACTGGACAAAGAAGGGACTGTGAACAATGCTCAGCTGTTCGATACCACTGTTGGGGCATACCGGCCAGTTTAA